The window ACTGATCGTTTCTCTTCCTCCGGTGTCCGCTGGGCTAGTGTGCCGTGCTGCAGAGAGAGATCGACCACCTCAAAGAGCGACTAGGTATGATGAACCCCTGgctcgggctggggcaggggctgagaCAGACCACAGTACCTTCCTGCAGATGCTGGGGACACGGGTCAGGGATGTTTTGTACGTACTGGCGACATCAGTGGGACTGACGTTTCCCTGGTGAGGAGAACCAAGCAGTCCTGGGCCTGGAGCCTTCTGTGCATTGACAGCCAGGGGTGAGCAGGGATACAAATGTATCGGCTGCGCTCTGTGTACACTTTGCCAAGGAATcccacagagctccttctcttagCACGTTTAGCGCTACCTCgtgtatttccccctttccctgctgGGTATGGCTTGTacgggttttgttgttgtttctttccttatttgtccttttaaaaCCTTCTGGATGGTTCTGGGGTGCCCCAGCATTGACGAAACACTGCTATATTCTGTTCCAACTTTGAAGACACTCCCACGTGTAATTGAGGTGGTGGGTGGCTCGGTCGGTCCCAGGGTCTGGGTgactggacaggggctgctgaggtTTCAGGTTGCAGGGCTCGGCAGGTTCCCCCCGGGGACAGGGGGGTGAGTTTATGTGTCCCTATGTCTGCTGTGCCCGGTTATGCCTCTCTATTCCAGCGACCATGCAGTGCCTCGTTGACAAGTTCCAGGCCCTTggaaatgagtgagtgagtgttaCACATACCATACCTGTTCCCGCAAAGCTGGTGGCTTCGGGGGGCTGTGGCTCgaccctgactctgctctgtTTGATTGGTTCTACCCAGAATCTTCCTACCAGAGCAGCAGCTGGTACCTTTGGAGCCCCGGAGCTACGACCAAGGTGGTTCCCTCCGTTTCTTCTGCCACCGATTCCTCTTGCTGTctgctcttgccctcacctcaGCCCAGCTTACatcaaattatcaaataaaaGTAGGTCTCATATTGTTATATTCTGTGGTCGGCCTGGTTTCTCGGGGCAGGGTCGTTTCCGGAGAGGCGATGGGTAGGGGTCCTGCTCCATTTTCAGCATTTGAAGCTCGGTACCCTAGCACCCAGTGCTCCACCAGCTTACCATGCAGCGCCTGGGccaggatctgggtggcagcccGGTGCTCAGACTCACTGTAGCACGCTCCGTCTAGGCTCTGTGGTTGTCAGAATCCCAAGTTGAAAATCTATGCCAGAGTCTGCACCCAGACGCCAACCCGCTCTGTTCTCCTACGAAAGAACCACTGGGGTCAGGGTCAAAGGTTCAGCCTGCGGAATCAAGCCCACCCTCTCAAGTGAGGGTTTGAAGCGGATGGTTTAAGTCCCCACTCATGTTCCTTTCGGCCTCTGAGGTCTGTGATGGTCCCACCACACGTGTGATTGGCAGTCTCCCTGAGCTCGGACCAGCCGGCACAGAAGGGAGGCAGAGTGGGAATAGGGGGAGGGCTGGTACCACGGCTGAGTAGATTTCCCAGGGCAGTCCCTCTTCCCTAGTTTCCATCCTCACCGCGCCCATGCTACCCGTGTCTCCGTCAGCTCACAACGTGGCAGTCTCCCACGGGAGCCCTTTGCTTCACAGGGAAGGCACGTCCCACCGACTCCCAGGTAGCCAGCCTTCAGGTTGTCATGCCACCCACACGCACAGGACTTTCGAGACATCATATTCATCGCACACAGGATCAAGAGCCTGCTGCGGGGACTGCGGCACTCTCAGAGCCCTGACGCCCGTCACTGGGCTTGGCCCCTTTCACCTCATCCCACTCTGTGCGCTCCTGTGTGTTTTTCGGACTTGAAGGACACCTCTTGTGAAAGGTACATCCCACCCTTGCTTTGGCTGTTTTCATCCCTTACGGATCCTTGACCACACTGCCCCCGCTCCCTCAATCAGCTCTTTCTCCCTCCAGGGAGATCGTCCCCGATTAGATCCACAGGCACGCaggcagacacacagacagaccatCCCTCCCTGCACACGCTAACCCCGGATGGTTTCTGCACTTGTGCCCTCTTTGTCTGGTGACCACCCAGTCTCTGGGCGATGGGAGCTGGCGGAACATGCACTCACCTCACCCACACAGGAGTCTGTCCCTCTGAATGTCAGGCCCGCCCAGCCCGGGACCCTCGCTGAAGGAAGGAGGCGATCCCAGCTGTCAGTGAGGGTGACATCAGAACAGGGAGCTCAGACAGACCTCATGTGGCCTCGGGAGGCAGTCTGGAAGATTCAGCTGCGACACGGAAACATCACGTCCAGCAGAGTCTGTGGCATGGGGGAGGCCGGATGGTATCTGACGGGGACTGTCCAAGGACATTCAGACCTAGCATGCACAGGTGCCCTGGAAACTAACTGGTCTTGCTCAAGTCGAGCCTGCGGAGCCCGTCGGGCTGGAGACGGGGCGATTGTCCATCTAGGACTTGAGGGACGTGGAAGGTCTGATCCATAGGCCATCTGTCCTAGCTGCCAGTGGGCAGTGTCCCCGGCTTGGCCCCGAGGCGCCAGAAGGGACTCAGTTCTCCCACCTGCAGCACACAGACCAAACTGCTCCATTCTTCTGTGTCCCCTGCAGCCCCCCTTTCGCTCCACCACACCGCAGGATGTggctcctgcctccacccctccAATGAAACTAACGGGGGAGAACTGACAGGATTTGGTAACTGAGTTTCCAAGGTGAGGGCTAAAGAGGAAGTGAGGATGATGCGCCAGTTTCCGGGCAAGCTGTGCGTGTGAGTGGCGGCTCCAGAGGGAGAGAATGACTCCAGAAGGAGGCCCGGGCTCCGGAGGGGAAGGCTCAGCTCAATCCTGCTCTTTAACACCTGTTGCAATAACCCCGCGGGAAAGGCCCCGGGCATCAACCACGgaggagaccagggatgctgctcaccGAAAAGAAGGGCGAGAGTGGCCAACGAGGACAGCGAACCaagtgaggaagggaaagagggctggGAACTCTGGGAGGAGGTCGATTAGCTCCTGCTAAAGGGAAGGGTCCGGTAGTGGTGCAGCATGGGAACCTTGGGACCCCAAAATCAGACGACATTAGTTGGGACCATGAACAGGGCCTCCTAATGTGGCCGGGGAGGAGCCTAGACTCAGGGCGCTACGGTGAGCCTGAGCGCagggctgccacccagatcctggTCGGGACGCCCCACAGGGACAGCGCAGAGCACAGGGTGTCAGGtaacctggcttcaaatcctgcaAAATCGAGGAGCAATCtcaccccttccctctgcagtgACGCCCCCTCTCCCAGGAAAGAGGGCAGACCACAGAATATGCGAATATGAGAGGTAATTTAATTTGATGATTTCCCATAAACTCGGGtgaggtgagggcaagagcaggGGGTGAGAGGAAACCGTGGGTGAAGAAGAAACGTAGGGAACCAGCTTGGTcgcagctcctgggctccagagctaCCAGCTGCCGGTCTGGAAGGAAGATGCTGGGTTCAACCTGTGAAGCGGAAGAGTCAGTGTCGGGCCACAGTGTCCCGAAGCCACCAGCTTTGCGGGAACAGGTATGGTATGTGTAacactcactctctcacttcACTGCGCCTGGAACTTGTCGAGGAGGCACTTCATGGCCGCTGGAATAGAGAGACATAACCGGGCACAGCAGACATAGGGACACAGAAACCCACCCCCTGTGTCCGGGGGACCCGCCTAGCCCTGCAACCTGAAacctcagcagcccctgtccagtcagccctgggaccgacccacccacccaccacctgagttACACGTGGGAGTGTCTTCTAAACGGGAACAAAATATACCAGTGTTTCTTAAACACTGGGGCACCCCAGAACCGTTCAGAACGTGTTCAAAGGACAAACCGGcaaagaaacaataagaaaatgcacAGAAGGCATACcaagcagggaaagggggaaatacacGAGGTAGCCCTAAACGTGctaagagaaggagctctgtgggATTCCTTGCCAAAGTGTACAGGGAGCTCAGCCGATACATTTATATCCGTGCTCACCCCTGGCTGTCAATGCACAGaaggctccagggccaggcctgcttgCTTCTTCTCCCCACGGGAACATCTGTCCCACTGGTGCCCCCGGCACCTGCAGCCCATACCTGCCCCGTGTGCCCAGCATCTGCAGGAAGACACCTaggtctgtcccagcccctgccccagcccgagcCTGGGATTCATCTTACCTAATCGCTCTTTCAGgtcgtctgtctctctctccagctcGGCACACTAGCACAGCAGACacgaaaggaagagaaatgatcacCATATTCTGGGCTCCAATCTCATCGTCCTCCCTTTTGCCTGTGGCCCTTCCATCCCCCACCGCCCACAGCTCAGTGGCCAGATCATCAAGGAATCCACAGTGGAAAGCAGGTGCCCTCTCTCCGTGGGGTGCGGGATGCGGGTGAGGAGGGGACAAAACACGTCAGTTTAACCTGGACACAGTTCCCACCATCTAGTCAGGACCTCCGTTTCCAGGAGCCAGACCAGGCATTACCCGAAGACAGCCCTGTGCTCCCAGTGGTTCCTGTTGCCTTTCTGGTCTTGGGGCATGGACAGGTGGCTCCTGGTCACCTGAAAGAGAACACGGAATCCAGCTTCCaagcctcacagcctggaggtgcAAAGGGCCCAGCTGGCTCTAAAGTGAGGCAGCATCACCCTCTGCTGGCAGCCACTGGCTCCTGCTCAGTCCGGCAGctcccaccttctctctgggcctgccttccctgttcctgttccCCAGTGTCAGCCCCCCTGAGCCTGTGGCCCCTGGGATTGTGGCTCTCGGTTGGATGCTAGCCCGGCTGCAGACACAGCCAGCCCCTGGGAGGAACAGTGCGGTTGAACAGGACTTAACATGAAAGGCTCTGCTCTGCTGTGAGTGTACTTTTGGAGGCAGAGTTTGGGGTGGTGGTACaaatcacccccaccccacaaatcccaccccagccctgtgtACACCCCGTTTCCTGTGCAAGGGGTGCCTGGGTAGGCCGGGAAGCCTGGGAGCAAGGCTGAGCCCTCAGAATTGAcagagccagaggctgccctcctccacccctcaccccttcacTCTTACCAATCCGACAAGGctcactggagggtgcagggcctctAGGCTTGAGGACTCTCTCGGTCAAGGTCGAGGCCTGTGAGATTCCTGGAGCTTGGGGGGCTCTGGTGTTGGGGTCGCCACTGCTGAATTCTCCACGATGCATGTGCAGGCAAGGTGGCCCTGGCATTGGCATTGGAATCTGAAACAAGAATTTCTCAGAGCTTGTCTAGGACGTGTGGGTGTGAGCATGtatgtgcaggggctggggtgactTGGGCAGTAAGGGGGGAAATTTAGCGGCTTTAATCTTATTAGCACTTTCTCAGGGCCCCAGGCCAGCAGGCAGCCCTGAGTCAGGGAAAACAGGGGGATGCTGAGAGAGTCCAGGCCCCCTGCCAGGCAGGCTTGGGGAACAGCTAGGAAGGAGGAGTCAGGAGCTGAGGAGTCTACACACCGAAGCTTTGCAGCCCAAACCCTAAATGATCGTCTGATCGAAATCAGCTGCTAGCCCACTTCCTCtctggggaagaggcaggaaacGTGCAAACTGTCAAGAACAGTGCGTGGCATGTACCAAGTGCTCTCTTAATGTGTGCCCCTACTAGGATGACCCCGATTGCCTGTCCTAGGGACTGAGGACTCCCAAAGACAGTCCCTGAGCAAGGGACAGAGTAAAGATGCCTCTGAtggggaggggaagtgtggggagacaggaggaggatggcCTACCCACTTGAGCCTTTGGGACTGGATCTCTACTTGGGTCATTATTGTCTCTGCCCACAGGCTGGGACTGCTTTGCCTTCCTGGCCACAGATTTCTTCCCAGTCCTGCTGGGCTTGGACTGTTTGGGTCCCGATGAGAGCAAGGAATATCTTTTGGACCTCCCAAGCAGTGGAACCCCAAGGATTTGGGGGAAGGTGGCTCGTTCCAGGGGAACTGCCGAGAGTCTCTGCCCCCATGGAGGAAAGGCTCCCCCTAGGGCTAAGTCTGAGGCAGCCCCTGGGCACTTCTTCTCCTGGGCCACCTTCTTCCTAGGAACAGCCCGGGGCAGGCTGCCcacagcagcagtagcagcagctcctgggatgccgggcctgctccctgccttcccccacaCCACGCCCTGCATTTGCTTAGAGGAAGAGCTGTGCAGCTCTCCCACGGCCTGCCTTTCCGCGCCTGAAGTGAGTCCTGGGGAGCAGAGGTCACGAAAGGGCCGGGCATGGGAAGGGTATTCTCCCTGACAAGCAAACTCGAGTGTCTATGTGTGTCCCCAGGTTCCTCGGGGCTGCTGGGTTGGCCTTGGTCTCCTCCTTTGGGGTAAATGCTCACCCTCATTCGTACCTCCCCGAACTCATCTGGTGACTCGGGGTCGGAAGGCAGCTCGACCGGGCATTCCTCGGAGGGCCGCTGGGGATCCCTGCCGCCGACGCTCAGCCTACTTTTAGGGCCTCTTTTCGGGTACCCGCGGGCCCGGGCTTTCCGGGGCATGATGACGGGGGGAGGGCTTCCAAAGGTGGTCAGCGCGCCTCTACCGGTGGGACCTGCTTCTAGGTCCGGCCACACGGTGGACACTTGGGCGTCGGGGCCTTCTGAGCATGGGTGTCTGTGGACGCCCCGGACATCCCCGTCACTCGGCGGCTGCACGATGGCCACAGGCTCCTCAGGCACGTGGTACTGGTAGTCCAGATCGTCTCCCTTCTCCTCACTCAGGGTGCGGGGCCCACCTTTCGGGCCCCAAAGCACGGCCCCTCCCGCCTCTATCACTTCCTGCCGGGCCTGGAAGCCCTCGGGGTCTGCAAGCGCGCCCTCGCCCTGGCTGCTCCGTGGCGCCCCCAGATCGAGGTCTAGGCCGGGGCCCCGCGCTCCGGGGCTGGTCGGGCAGTCGCTGGCCCGCTCCCCGCCCTCCAGGCCGAAAGCGGCCCCCGAAACAGACACCTCATCGGAGGAACTCATGTCGCCGGTTCGATGTGCCCGGTGTGATGGCAGACGGTCGCCCTCGGCACGGGGGCGGTTGCCTGGGACGCAGCACGAGATGACAGGGCCTGAAACAACGCGCGGCTTCCCTTCCCCTGCAGTCCCGCTCCGCGGCCTTCTAATTGGTTCGCTTCTCCAGCTCCCACCAACCAGCGTGCCCCTTGTTTGGCAGCCTCTCCGGCCCCAACCAATAGGGACGAGGGCGGTTGGTTTGCCCGAAGCCAGTCATTTGGCTGGTGGGAAGCCCATTGGGTCGCAGGTTCCCGGCCTCGTGCTCTCGTCCCACCTCTTTCTCGCCGTCCCTCTGCCGGGCATCTGCTTTCCACTGAGAGAcacgtctctgagcctcagtttcccatctgtaaagtggactAAGTGACGGCACCTAGCTCGGGGGCTCTTGAGGGTGAATGAGGGATGCGAAGCGCCCAGCGCAGGGAGGATTTGCAGGGCTTTATTCCACAACACCTCCCACCCGATAGGAAGATGCGCAAGGAAGCCCACGGTCAGTAATCAGAGCTTTTAGGGTTGTCTTGTCTACatgtggaaaaatatgaaaagtaccCTTGTGTTGTTTTGATAGGGCTTGCGTTGAATCTGTATATAACTTTGCGTAgtgtagatattttaataatcttcCAATCCTTGAATGAGCAcggggtatctttccatttattcgtgttttttctcccatcagtgttttatagttttggtgtGCAGAGCTTTCACCTCCTTggataaatttattcctaagtattttttcctTGCATGCTATGGTAAACGTgaatagtttgttgttagtgtatagaaacacaagtGACTTCTGAATGTTGCTTTTCTATCCTGCAACTTTACCGaatttctttattagttttaatagctttttggtgcagtgtttggggttttctatatgtgagatcatgtcatctgcaagcaGAGGTCATTTAACTTCTTACTTTCTGATCTGGgttatctttcacttctttttcttacAATAGGTAATCAAATCGGCGCGTGGCTGTGTGCCCATGACACTTTACTGGCGTGGCAGTTTGGCAGGCCAGAGCTTTCCCACCTCTCCCAGGCCCCCACACCCTCACTCTGAGTTTATTCAAGGAAGCGGGAATCCCAAGGCTCAAGGACCCCCCAAAAGATGCTCACCGTCACTGATCCTGAAGGTGCAAACTAAAGCCACAGATCAATTTTCACATGCCAGGTTTGCAACAATTAAAGAGCTTAGCCGTTCCAAGGGAGGGAGAGGTTATGAGCAAACCAGTGCTTTTGCTCACTGCTGGGGCAGGGGGGAAGAGGGAGTGCAGCCATTTGGGAGGGTAATTTGGCAGAGTCTGTGAAATGCAAGTTAtataacatttactatgtgcccgGCTCTCTTCTAAGCACTGTAGTTAAATACTAACTCATGCTCATGACAGTCCTAGGTCAAAGTACCTACTATTACCACCTTcgcacagtcaaggaaacaggcacagagaggttcagcgacttgctcaaggtcattcGGTATCAGCGGCAGGACGGAAACCAGGTAGTCAGGCTCCATAGTCCGTGCTGTGAGCCGAGACTCTTTAAACTGCGAAACACCCACTCCCTCAATGACCTGGCAGACCTGCCGGGTACACCTTCTGGAGAAACGCTGGTAGGTGTAGTGTACAAGGACACATGCAGAAGGATGTCGGTGAAGGGAAAATCGGGTATTGCTCTAAATTCCCATCAGTAAAGGAGTGGACGGATGCAACGTGGTCATGTGCGTCCAGTAGGTTAAATCTCAGCGGTCCAAAGCAACACATGAGGCTGTGTTAACAGACTTCAAAAACTCTCATGGTCGCATGCAGCAAGTTGCACAAGAATGCATAGATTTGCATGGACATTTGTAAACTGAAAAACCCAAACCGATCCTGTGTGTCATTTGGAAATACATACAGGTGTAGGTAAAATGAcgtgtcttttttgttttctttttaagccttGAAAGGACACATGACAAAGGCCtcacggtggtggtggtggtggcatgcCAATTTTCTGTCATGTTGCCCCTGGAGCTACCGGTCCCCAGCTTCCCTGAGCTGAGCAGTCCTGATATGTGGGGAGTGCTCCCTTCCTTGGTTTCCTTGAGGCCCTGGAGCGTTAGAATTTCCTTTCCTCGCCAGCCAAGCCTACTCCAGCAGCCTCTCATACCTTTCCTTCAGACTCATTCCTTTCACGCCTTCCTTCCTCGCTTTCCCACTCACGTTCACCTGTCTTTTCCGTTACCTCTGCCTTGTACGTCCTACTCTGACTGGTCTCCAGTAGAGGCCTGGGGTGTCTGAACTCTTGCCCGTGGGAAGTCAGGTCCCTGGTTTCTCTGAGTCGACACCTGAGAAGCCTACTCTGCTGGGGGTTACAGAGCAGGGTCGATTGGGTCTTCCAGAAAGCTGCCATCGTCCACGTCCACGTCTGACAGGTCCTCCACGATCCCTGCCTGTGTCTGCACAACTCCTTCTCACACTCCTTGCCATGACTTTTGAAGACACGGTGCACTGTTTCAGCCATGTCAAAAAGGATAACgaaaaccaaagcaaaatctCCCGTACCCACCACCGGTCTTAAGAAACGTCACGATCACACCAGTTGAAGCCTCTGGTGTACCTCTCCTCGTTTTCATTCCCTTGCTCCTTCCCTCTCCCGTACCGAGAATCCTAAAACGTTTTCACTCTTCTCCACTCTCTTCATCCCCGCGACCCTGTTACTTCCTCTTGCCCTGAGTCCTATAGATCTTTGGTGGGGGCACTAATCTCTGTCGGCCCCCAGACTTGCACCAGGATCTGATACTGGTTTTGACTTAATTTCTTGATCTGAGGCGGGGGCCGGTTTCAGGGGTTCCCTATGGCGTTCCCCACCTTGctggccagggccccaggctgggaGTTATTGCTCCAATTGCCAAATGTATCACTTACCAGCATTGATGTGGGGACAGGAGAAAGAACCACGGTGTAGGTCCTGGGAGCCAGTTGACTCTCTGTGAACCCATCTCTATCCCCAACTGCTTTTATTACCAGGGCCCCATGGTGACACCTTGGACCACCAGGATCTATGTCATCTCAGGCCCTGTTTCCAATAGTCCTAGAAATCTTGGCTATccccttttccccagtgtacagtCACCTCGAGGAGACGGCAGTCTTGTCTCTTTAGGGAAGGACCATGGCACAGTGACAGTAGATCCTCACCGCCTTGTTTCCAGGTCCTTCCTCCTCGGGACTCATCCGCCTCTTCAGTCAATGGGGCTGGTCTGAAAGTTGTCCAGGACCAGGAACTGAGCAGGGGTTCGTGGCTCCTTACCCGGATGACCACCCTCCTGCTCCTGCATTCTTGCCTTTTTCTGGCTGTAGTTGCACCTAGGGGGCCGTGTGTGTGAACAATCTTGCTGGCTTCTTGTGGGTCAAGCACTCGTGACTGCCCCCACCGACTCTGCCGGTTGTTACTGCAGACTAGTCTCCTGGCGTCGGTTGGGTAAGAGCCGTGCCCTGCCTTCTATCCTGCCGGGGCCCCAACCTTGCGTGAATGGTGGTAATGAGCCCAGACCTGGGACCACATTCCTTGCCCCGTCCCCACTGGCCTGCAGAGGAGGGCCACCACCGACCTCCTTAGTCGTGCTCCGGGCCCTCTCACCAGAACACTCCCTGTGGCTTTGGCCAGTGGTGTGTCCCCTGGGCGCTACCGTGGAACGTAACCCTCAGGCTGGCTCGCTGGCCTCCCATTTTCCATCCGCTCCCGGGCGGCTGCATCTTTCAACCTTTTTATTCCTCCCTCTGCCGTCTGCCACTCCCAGGCAGgcatttccatttctgttcaCGGGGGCCATGAGTTTCCCCAAGATTCTAGGGGTCAGCCTGGCAGTGGATTTCCTCCCTTTCCTGGAGTCCTTGCCAGGGTGCTAACTCCTATGACAGGAGCAAGTACCCCCCTGGGTAAAACTTGCTTATCCAGCCTTACATTCCAGGCCCCTGATCCAGCGCCctcaacccccagccccagccccagggcagttCCCCTGGCTCCCGCCAGCACAGGCTAGCTCTTCCCCGCAGCTTCCTGGGTGTGTAATCTCTTCTCTCCCTCAGCCTCAGGCGCGCATTCCCCAGCCAGGTTATGGAGAGGAGATGGGGCAGCCCCTGAGGGCGGCGCCTGGGGCCCTGTAGGGGCTAGGGCTCTGTAGCGTCTGCCAGTGCAGCGCACGCGCTGGCGCTCCCTAGGGGAGGAAGGCTGCACTCTCCATCCAGCCTTCCCCGTCGCATAGTTCAGGAGCCTGGGTTTTTCCAAACAGGGCCCCGACCTTCACAGACCAGGGCCTGCATCTGTTGAAGACCTAAACGTCTCTGGAGTCCTGCATCTCTTGCTGTCAAATCATGCCGATACAGGGCTCCTCTCCTCAGTTGTGTCTGCTCCTCTTCTGCAGGAGGTAAGGGCCTCCCTCTAAGCCAGCCAGGAGGCCTTCTGGCTCTTACACTGAGCCCTTAACCGTGTGGTAACGTCCCTCAGTTTCTCATTATCCCTCTGCAGGGTGTCGGCACCACTTAGCCGTCACCAGCTGCTCCCACCATCCGTGTAGACGTTCTTCCCTCCCTACTGTTCAAAGGCCCGAATCATCTCACGGATGGACGAGGGTGAGACCCCGCACTGGGGTGTTTCCCAGGTAACTAAGTGTGAAGCCTCAAGCCATCGGGAGGTCACTTTGTGACCAGAGATTATCCATGCCCCACGTAACACTCAGGATGGGATCCTCTTTGTCGTTCTGGTGGTGGTGAGCCAGCCCCCAGACACTCCTGGGACCACTTTTGTGAGTCTGCGTCCTCCAGAAGTATAGAGGCCAAGACGTGACTGGATGTGGGAGATCACTGTGGGGAACCTGCACCTGAGGGATAAAGggggaaggagcaggagcaggCGGGGAGAGTCCTGCGAGTGCGCGATGCAGATCTCATGCCTGGAAGAGAGACACCGGGGAAGGAGGGTCAGCTAGGAATCTCAGATGCACTTCAGTTCTGACACAGTTTCAGCCGGGCTGATGCCAAGTCCCCAGGCTCAGCTTCCCACAGCCACGTACCCCTGCCACGCTCGGTCACTGGCTGGCAGCTGCCCAGAAGAGGGGTCCTCTTGGTGCAGAGTCAGTGGGGGGGACCCAGAGAAGTGGCAGTTGGGGCTTGTCAATCAACTGTGCTCTCTGCAGCAGGAGATCTGAGGGGCGGGTTTCCTTGGCCAGCACAGGGAGGCGGGAGTCAAGGACAACTAAGATTCACAGGGACATAGGAAGTTGAGCAAGTTTAGATGGGAAATGATGGGGCTGGTGTTTGCACCCGTCGAGTTTGAGGTGCTCGCGAAGGATATGCAGAATTCTCTCAGTCATGTGCTTCTGTGGCTCCAGAGAGGGATCAGAGCTAGAGTTACAGATTTTGGCGTCATTCATTCCCTCAGCGAGCATTTACAGAAGTGCGTTTTCACACAGTAGCATCACCTTACAGGTCCCTGCGTTCTCCCTCCTGATCCTATTGCCTTCACCCTTCACAGAGGTAACCTCTATCCCCGAACTGGTCTTCatcacttcttttttctctctctctctctctttttctttctttatcctcttcttcttcttctttttttttttttcttttttgtttccttcactctgtcacccagactggagtgcagtggcatcatcatagctcactgcaacctcagactcctgtttcagtgtttataCCTCGGAGTGGACTTGGTGGCTCACAGGGGAGGCAGATTTCCAAGCTTGCCAGATGGTGCCAGATTTCTTACAAAGTGACTGTGCTAAGTTACACTCGTATGAAGGATGTTTAATTGTTTCTCTACATCCTCCTCATCATTTGATGTTAGGAAACTACAAAGTTTTTGTCTATCTGAtgaatgtgaaatggtatctcactgtggttttaatgtgtAATTCCCTTGATTAGTAATGAGACGGAGCATGTCTTCACATGTATTGGCCTTTACGGTTTTCTTTTCTATGAGGTGTTTGTTGACTATGTTTCACTCATTTCCCCCTTGGGGTAGTTGCCTGCTCATTTGTGGGAGTTCTCCTTGTagtctatattttaattctttgatgcTTTCTCGTGATAGAGAATTATCTTTTTCTAGTTGGTAGCTTGCCTGTGCTCCCGTTACTGTACGTTTTAATGAGAAGATACACTTTTAAAAGGTTTTGCACagcatttttttttgagacagagtctcactttgttgcccgggctagagtaagtgccgtggcgtcagcctagctcacagcaacctcagactcctgggcttaagcgatcctactgcctcagcctcccgagtagctgggactacaggcatgagccaccatgcccggctaatttttttgtatatatatttttagttggccagataatttctttctatttttagtagagacggggtctcactcttgctcag of the Lemur catta isolate mLemCat1 chromosome X, mLemCat1.pri, whole genome shotgun sequence genome contains:
- the LOC123628717 gene encoding uncharacterized protein CXorf49-like codes for the protein MPMPGPPCLHMHRGEFSSGDPNTRAPQAPGISQASTLTERVLKPRGPAPSSEPCRIGDQEPPVHAPRPERQQEPLGAQGCLRCAELERETDDLKERLAAMKCLLDKFQAQ